A genome region from Oncorhynchus clarkii lewisi isolate Uvic-CL-2024 unplaced genomic scaffold, UVic_Ocla_1.0 unplaced_contig_656_pilon_pilon, whole genome shotgun sequence includes the following:
- the LOC139401903 gene encoding golgin subfamily A member 6-like protein 22 yields the protein MRSAREDEETAREDEDTARECEETAREREETTREDEETDEETVRELEEAAREDEETAREHEETANELEETDREDEEPVREREETARGDEETASECEETAREDEDTSREREETAAEDEDTTQEREETASERQDTAREDEETAREDEETAREDEEPAREDEETAREDEETARDDEDTAREREETASEYEETVREREETASEFEETAWEDEEPAREREETAAEDEDTTREREETANERQETASERQDTAREDEETAREDEETAREDEEPAREDEETAREDEDTARDDEETASEREETAREFEETVREREETASEFEETAWEDEEPAREREETAAVDEDTTRERAETANERQETAREDEETAREDKEAAREDEEPAREDEETAREDEETARDDEDTAREREETASEREETSKEDEETARKDEVTAGEHEETAREREEAVREYEETVREREETASEFEETTWEDEEPAMEDEDTARGREETASEREETSREDEETAREDEDTAREHEETAYEREETAREDEETAMEDEETARQGEETASEREETSREDEETAREIEETGWENEEPAREDEETAREREETAREDEETAIEREETDMRMRRLLGRMRRLLVSVRRLLVSVRRLLVSVRRLLVSVRRLLVS from the exons ATGAGGAGTgccagggaggatgaggagactgctagggaggatgaggacacTGCTAGGGAgtgtgaggagactgctagggagcgtgaggagactactagggaggatgaggagact GATGAGGAGACTGTTAGGGAGCTTGAGGAGgctgctagggaggatgaggagactgcaaGGGAGCATGAGGAAactgctaatgagcttgaggagACTGATAGGGAAGATGAGGAGCCTGTTAGAgagcgtgaggagactgctagggggGATGAAGAGACTGCTAGTGAgtgtgaggagactgctagggaggatgaggacacTTCTAGGGAGCGTGAAGAGACTGCTGCGGAAGATGAGGACACTACACAggagcgtgaggagactgctagtgAGCGCCAGGAcactgctagggaggatgaggagacagctagggaggatgaggagactgctagagaggatgaggagcctgctagggaagatgaggagactgctagggaggatgaggaaacTGCTAGGGATGATGAGGACACtgctagggagcgtgaggagactgctagtgAGTATGAGGAGACTGTtagggagcgtgaggagactgctagtgAGTTTGAGGAGACTGCTTGGGAGGATGAGGAGCCAGCTAGGGAGCGTGAAGAGACTGCTGCGGAGGATGAGGACACTACACGggagcgtgaggagactgctaATGAGCGCCAGGAGACTGCTAGTGAGCGGCAGGAcactgctagggaggatgaggagacagctagggaggatgaggagactgctagggaggatgaggagcctgctagggaagatgaggagactgctagggaggatgaggacacTGCTAGGGatgatgaggagactgctagtgagcgtgaggagactgctagggagttTGAGGAGACTGTtagggagcgtgaggagactgctagtgAGTTTGAGGAGACTGCTTGGGAGGATGAGGAGCCTGCTAGGGAGCGTGAAGAGACTGCTGCGGTGGATGAGGACACTACACGGGAGCGTGCGGAGACTGCTAATGAGCGccaggagactgctagggaggatgaggagacagcTAGGGAGGATAAGGAGgctgctagggaggatgaggagcctgctagggaagatgaggagactgctagggaggatgaggaaacTGCTAGGGATGATGAGGACACtgctagggagcgtgaggagactgctagtgAGCGTGAGGAGACTTctaaggaggatgaggagactgctaggaaGGATGAGGTGACTGCTGGGGAgcatgaggagactgctagggagcgtgaggagGCTGTTAGGGAGTATGAGGAGACTGTtagggagcgtgaggagactgctagtgAGTTTGAGGAGACTACTTGGGAGGATGAGGAGCCTGCAATGGAGGATGAGGATACTGCTAGGGggcgtgaggagactgctagtgAGCGTGAGGAGACttctagggaggatgaggagactgctagggaggatgaggacacTGCTAGGGAGCATGAGGAGACTGCTTATgagcgtgaggagactgctagggaggatgaggagactgctat ggaggatgaggagactgctaggcaGGGTGAGGAGACTGCTAGTGAGCGTGAGGAGACttctagggaggatgaggagactgctagggagatTGAGGAGACTGGTTGGGAGAATGAGGAGcctgctagggaggatgaggagactgctagggaacgtgaggagactgctagggaggatgaggagaccgCTATTGAGCGAGAGGAAACTGACATGAGGATGAGG